One window of Elusimicrobiaceae bacterium genomic DNA carries:
- a CDS encoding PTS transporter subunit EIIC — protein MESFGRGLVKLGKSLMLPIAVLPIAGLLLRLGQPDLLDIAFIAAAGQAVFTNIALVFALGVAIGFADDNHGAAPLAAYVGYIILTASLKTLDPSIDMGVFGGIIVGVTAGLLYNKYKNIKLPSYLAFFGGRRFLPIATGATCLLIAGISYFIWPPIARVIGAFGDWTITSGNIGLFFYGLANRLLIPVGLHHILNNLVWFQFGDFEVIKEGVTTIVHGDLTRFFAGDPMAGPFMAGFFPIMMFGLPAATLAMISTAKSTRKKAIGGLLLSMAFTSFLTGITEPIEFSFMFLAFPLYILHSILTGLSMVVMNVLDVKLGFTFSAGLFDYLLSYGLGKNGLYLIPVGVVYALVYYILFKWTILKFNLQTPGREEEPSQEKQEATASAATEPQTAAVAETQEPADNSRGAQYLRGLGGKDNIKTIDACATRLRVEVVNADAVDTPALKAIGARGVVKSAGGAVQVIIGPEAELISDEVKKYLH, from the coding sequence ATGGAGTCTTTCGGTCGGGGACTTGTCAAATTGGGCAAATCCCTTATGCTACCTATTGCCGTTCTTCCCATCGCGGGTCTTTTACTGCGATTGGGCCAGCCGGATTTATTAGACATCGCCTTTATCGCTGCGGCAGGGCAAGCGGTATTTACCAATATCGCGCTTGTTTTTGCCTTAGGTGTGGCTATTGGTTTTGCCGATGATAATCATGGGGCTGCCCCTTTAGCTGCTTATGTGGGATATATCATCTTAACCGCTTCTCTTAAGACATTAGACCCTTCCATTGATATGGGTGTTTTTGGCGGTATTATTGTCGGTGTGACTGCCGGTCTTTTATACAACAAATATAAAAACATCAAACTCCCTTCTTATTTGGCTTTTTTTGGCGGACGCCGCTTTCTGCCGATTGCCACCGGTGCTACCTGTCTTTTGATTGCCGGCATTTCTTACTTCATTTGGCCTCCGATTGCCCGCGTCATCGGTGCTTTTGGTGATTGGACCATTACCTCCGGCAATATCGGCCTTTTCTTCTACGGCTTAGCCAACCGCTTATTAATTCCGGTGGGCTTACACCACATCTTAAACAATTTGGTTTGGTTCCAATTTGGCGATTTCGAAGTCATTAAAGAAGGTGTCACCACCATTGTACATGGAGATCTAACCCGCTTCTTTGCCGGTGACCCTATGGCCGGTCCTTTTATGGCGGGCTTTTTCCCGATTATGATGTTCGGTTTGCCGGCTGCTACATTGGCAATGATTTCTACGGCTAAATCCACCCGTAAAAAAGCCATCGGCGGTTTGTTATTATCTATGGCTTTCACTTCTTTCTTGACCGGTATCACAGAACCGATTGAATTTTCTTTCATGTTCTTGGCTTTCCCGTTATATATATTACACTCCATTTTAACGGGTCTTTCTATGGTAGTCATGAACGTATTGGACGTAAAGTTAGGTTTTACGTTCTCCGCCGGATTATTTGACTATCTGCTCAGTTATGGTTTGGGCAAAAACGGATTGTATTTAATCCCCGTTGGCGTGGTATATGCATTGGTCTACTACATCTTGTTTAAATGGACCATTCTTAAATTCAACTTGCAAACACCCGGACGTGAAGAAGAACCCTCTCAAGAAAAACAAGAAGCCACTGCTTCTGCTGCTACCGAGCCGCAAACGGCCGCTGTAGCCGAAACGCAAGAACCCGCCGACAACAGCCGCGGTGCGCAATATTTGCGCGGTTTGGGCGGCAAAGATAACATCAAAACCATTGATGCCTGTGCCACTCGTTTGCGTGTAGAAGTAGTTAATGCCGACGCCGTTGACACCCCCGCTTTAAAAGCCATCGGTGCACGCGGAGTCGTTAAATCTGCCGGCGGTGCGGTGCAAGTTATTATCGGACCTGAAGCAGAACTTATCTCTGATGAAGTAAAAAAATATTTACATTAA
- the nagB gene encoding glucosamine-6-phosphate deaminase: MKLIITKHNLGLWAAERVAHTINHSNKKPFVLGLPTGGTVEEMYAALSALVKNQKLSFKDAVSFNMDEYVGLSPEHDQSYHYYMNHHLFSHVDMDPKNVHILNGQAADLQAECAAYEKAIEQAGGIDLFLGGVGQNGHLAFNEPGSSFDSRTRVVDLTENTIEANSRFFGGDMKAVPTQALTVGIGTVLAAKELLFLASGEKKAEAVAQLTKDVICTQWPVTALKTHTNATLLVDEAAASQLSGKAKEELEKQKNTNPQGDWILHL, from the coding sequence ATGAAACTGATTATTACAAAACATAATTTGGGTTTATGGGCTGCCGAACGGGTGGCCCATACCATCAACCACTCCAACAAAAAACCTTTTGTGTTGGGCTTACCCACCGGTGGCACCGTAGAAGAAATGTATGCCGCCTTATCCGCTTTGGTCAAAAATCAAAAACTCTCTTTTAAAGATGCCGTCTCTTTTAACATGGACGAATATGTAGGCCTCTCGCCTGAGCATGACCAAAGTTATCATTACTACATGAATCATCATTTATTCTCTCATGTAGATATGGACCCGAAAAACGTACATATTTTAAACGGACAAGCGGCTGATCTGCAAGCCGAATGTGCCGCCTATGAAAAGGCTATCGAACAAGCCGGCGGTATAGATTTATTCTTGGGCGGAGTGGGACAAAACGGACACTTAGCCTTCAATGAGCCGGGTTCTAGTTTTGATTCTCGCACTCGCGTGGTGGATTTGACGGAAAACACCATTGAGGCTAACTCTCGCTTCTTTGGCGGAGATATGAAGGCCGTACCCACCCAAGCCTTAACAGTTGGTATCGGTACAGTATTGGCAGCTAAAGAACTTTTATTCTTAGCAAGCGGAGAAAAGAAGGCCGAAGCAGTGGCTCAATTAACCAAAGATGTTATCTGCACTCAATGGCCCGTCACGGCTTTAAAAACGCATACAAATGCCACTCTCTTAGTAGATGAAGCCGCCGCCAGCCAACTATCTGGAAAGGCTAAAGAAGAATTAGAAAAACAGAAAAATACCAATCCGCAAGGAGATTGGATTTTACACCTTTAA
- the nagA gene encoding N-acetylglucosamine-6-phosphate deacetylase, giving the protein MNEKKLILNACIITTDKVLPDYCLEIINGKISSIFPSTQLQELEKDVEVFDACGAYVAPGMIDTHIHGVSGFGPELATEDSLLDMSLQLAQQGVSAFCPTLYCGKPDSMFHIVSNTVGAFGKEKGAHIVGYHLEGPFISPQKPGVMKPQDIAPIDLQALDRLYQAAKGHVANMTIAPELPNIDELAAFCRQRHILLQAGHTNATYEQFLDGVKLGITHVTHLFNAMSPFNHRAPGVAGAVLMHPEISAEIIADGVHVHPKIVSFLRDIKPIENIILVTDALLPTAQKQGPFLANKEEVMFDGGVWKRKEDKVIAGSALTMMQGVKNLLSFGYTLPQAIACASTNPARLLGLSTKGKIQEGMDADLIVFDKEFNIVKTFLA; this is encoded by the coding sequence ATGAACGAAAAAAAACTCATTCTCAATGCTTGCATTATCACAACCGACAAAGTATTGCCGGATTATTGTTTAGAAATAATAAACGGTAAAATTTCTTCTATTTTCCCCAGCACACAACTGCAAGAACTGGAAAAAGACGTAGAAGTTTTTGATGCGTGTGGTGCATATGTGGCTCCGGGAATGATAGATACGCATATACACGGCGTATCCGGATTTGGACCGGAACTTGCCACAGAAGATTCTTTGCTGGATATGTCTTTGCAATTGGCACAGCAAGGGGTAAGCGCTTTCTGCCCCACTCTTTATTGTGGCAAGCCGGACAGTATGTTTCATATCGTATCCAACACCGTAGGAGCCTTTGGCAAAGAAAAAGGTGCACACATCGTGGGCTACCACTTAGAAGGTCCTTTTATCTCCCCCCAAAAGCCCGGTGTCATGAAACCGCAAGATATTGCACCTATTGATTTACAAGCCTTAGACCGCTTATACCAAGCAGCAAAAGGACACGTGGCCAATATGACGATCGCACCGGAACTGCCCAATATAGATGAGCTGGCTGCTTTCTGCCGGCAACGTCATATTTTGTTGCAGGCAGGCCATACCAATGCTACGTATGAGCAATTTCTTGATGGTGTGAAGTTGGGCATTACTCATGTCACGCATCTTTTTAATGCCATGAGTCCGTTTAATCATCGTGCTCCCGGTGTGGCAGGAGCGGTGCTGATGCATCCGGAAATATCGGCTGAAATTATTGCAGACGGAGTCCATGTGCATCCGAAAATCGTTTCTTTCTTGCGCGACATCAAACCTATAGAAAATATTATTTTGGTGACGGATGCTTTATTGCCAACGGCACAAAAGCAAGGCCCCTTCTTAGCCAATAAAGAAGAAGTAATGTTTGACGGTGGTGTATGGAAACGAAAAGAAGACAAAGTGATTGCCGGCTCTGCACTAACCATGATGCAGGGTGTCAAAAACTTGCTCTCTTTTGGATATACTTTACCGCAAGCTATTGCCTGTGCCAGCACCAATCCTGCTCGTTTATTGGGGCTTTCTACTAAAGGGAAAATCCAAGAAGGCATGGATGCAGACTTGATTGTATTTGACAAAGAGTTTAATATTGTCAAAACCTTTCTTGCTTAA
- a CDS encoding MATE family efflux transporter yields the protein MTRKKKLRKKNANPFKGRSISSLLIKFSAPAVAGMFVSALYNIISRVYVGHEFGADGIASITLLFPIGFFFLAFSVLIGVGSNALFSIRLGEKNQEQARTILGNAFVILTLLSLGLMTSGYLFLDPILSFLGANEHTLTYATQYMQVVLPGYALFNIGAGMNNFIRSSGHPKTAMATQFIGAFLNLTVAPFTIFVLGWGMRGAAAATVSGQVVSFAWILLFFCNKKSEYPLQFKYMRLQWRIVYESALIGLSQAIFQLASSVLNLLLNHALLKYGGNLAVSAMGIAVSANAIFLMPLLGLSQGAQPLIGYNYGARKFALAFQTLKMALRWGMWVGFIGATIALCFAPYIVWLFNNKDQALISMGAYAVRALNVFTTFAALQILGTSFFQAINKPFLAAVLCLSRQVLFLIPLILILPLFWGLDGVFFAPAVADILACTLAYFMLKIHFAKYKQNFFFSRKKF from the coding sequence ATGACCAGAAAGAAAAAATTACGCAAAAAAAATGCCAATCCATTTAAAGGCCGTTCCATCTCCAGCCTATTGATTAAATTTTCCGCACCGGCTGTAGCGGGGATGTTTGTCAGTGCTTTGTACAACATTATCTCTCGCGTATATGTGGGCCATGAGTTTGGAGCAGATGGTATTGCCAGTATTACATTGTTGTTTCCGATAGGATTTTTCTTTTTGGCATTCAGCGTATTAATTGGTGTAGGGTCTAATGCTTTATTTTCCATTCGTCTGGGCGAAAAAAATCAAGAGCAGGCACGTACCATTTTGGGCAATGCTTTTGTGATACTAACTCTTTTAAGTTTAGGATTAATGACAAGCGGATATCTATTTTTAGACCCCATTTTGTCTTTTTTAGGTGCAAATGAACATACTCTTACTTATGCCACGCAATACATGCAAGTAGTACTGCCGGGATATGCTCTATTTAATATTGGTGCCGGTATGAATAATTTTATCCGCTCCTCCGGCCACCCTAAAACGGCTATGGCTACGCAATTTATAGGTGCGTTTTTAAACTTAACGGTAGCCCCTTTTACCATTTTTGTATTGGGATGGGGTATGCGTGGGGCGGCAGCTGCCACTGTTAGCGGACAGGTGGTTTCCTTTGCTTGGATTTTGCTTTTCTTCTGTAATAAAAAGAGCGAGTATCCCTTGCAGTTTAAATATATGCGTTTACAATGGCGCATCGTTTATGAAAGTGCGCTGATTGGTCTTTCTCAGGCTATTTTTCAATTAGCCTCCAGTGTTTTAAACTTACTTTTAAATCATGCTTTGCTCAAATATGGCGGCAATTTAGCCGTCTCCGCTATGGGTATTGCCGTTAGTGCAAATGCCATCTTCCTGATGCCGCTTTTGGGCTTAAGTCAAGGAGCGCAGCCTCTTATCGGATACAATTACGGTGCACGCAAATTTGCCCTTGCCTTTCAAACTCTTAAAATGGCTTTACGCTGGGGAATGTGGGTAGGTTTTATAGGAGCTACTATTGCGTTATGTTTTGCACCGTATATTGTATGGTTATTTAACAATAAGGACCAAGCCCTTATTTCGATGGGGGCTTATGCGGTGCGAGCTTTAAATGTATTTACCACTTTTGCGGCTTTACAAATTTTGGGCACCAGTTTCTTCCAAGCCATCAACAAGCCTTTTCTGGCGGCGGTTTTGTGTTTGTCTCGCCAAGTATTATTCTTAATTCCGCTTATCTTAATTCTGCCTCTTTTTTGGGGACTTGATGGTGTATTTTTTGCTCCGGCAGTGGCGGATATTTTGGCTTGTACATTGGCCTACTTTATGTTAAAAATACATTTTGCCAAGTACAAACAAAACTTTTTCTTCAGCAGAAAAAAATTCTAA
- the radA gene encoding DNA repair protein RadA, whose protein sequence is MKFKTVFVCQKCGYQSAKWAGRCPDCAEWNTLTEEVLQQESKKEKKNRSFTEFSSEIVKLSDSKAVQEKRIPTYIGEFDRLLGGGLVQGQLTLLAGAPGIGKSTLMLQVADALAQDRKVLYISGEESISQISGRAQRLGVKNPQIYLHCETNIQNIITAVEKEKPDVLILDSIQTVYHPEFTSSAGTVAQVRECAAELVRLCKPKGIITFVLGHVTKDGELAGPKILEHMVDSVLYFDTEKDNVLRLLRPHKNRFGSTSEIGLFKMTGHGLESVDNASEYFAQTSSTAALKGRAYTLALEGSRPLLTEVQALASPTHYPFPRRVATGVDLNRCLMLFAALEKHVGLTLDNKDIYVSIAGGVKMKDPALDLAICAAVISSVKDVPIPHDWLFLAEVGILGQIAKVPLMDKRLEEAQRLGFKKAFSAPITVNERQKLTGISLYEITEINELSLKLK, encoded by the coding sequence ATGAAATTTAAGACGGTTTTTGTCTGTCAAAAGTGTGGTTATCAGTCTGCTAAATGGGCCGGCAGATGCCCTGATTGCGCAGAATGGAACACACTGACGGAAGAAGTGTTGCAACAAGAATCCAAAAAAGAAAAAAAGAACCGTTCTTTTACGGAATTTTCTTCCGAAATTGTTAAACTTTCAGACAGTAAAGCCGTACAAGAAAAGCGCATTCCCACCTATATTGGAGAGTTTGACCGTTTATTGGGCGGCGGGTTGGTGCAAGGACAGTTAACTCTGCTGGCGGGCGCTCCCGGTATCGGCAAATCTACCTTGATGTTGCAAGTGGCGGATGCTTTGGCCCAAGACAGAAAAGTTTTGTATATCTCCGGAGAGGAAAGCATTAGCCAAATTTCGGGCCGCGCTCAGCGTTTGGGAGTGAAAAATCCACAAATTTATCTGCATTGTGAAACTAATATTCAAAATATCATTACCGCTGTAGAAAAAGAAAAGCCCGACGTGTTGATTTTAGATTCTATTCAAACGGTCTATCACCCTGAATTTACTTCTTCAGCCGGAACCGTTGCTCAAGTGCGCGAGTGCGCTGCAGAATTGGTGCGCTTATGCAAGCCGAAAGGAATTATTACTTTTGTGCTTGGGCACGTCACGAAAGACGGGGAGTTGGCAGGCCCTAAAATCCTAGAGCATATGGTAGATAGCGTGCTTTATTTTGATACGGAGAAAGACAATGTCCTTCGTCTGTTGCGCCCTCACAAAAATCGTTTTGGTTCCACTTCAGAAATCGGACTTTTTAAAATGACGGGGCATGGTTTGGAAAGTGTGGATAATGCCAGCGAATATTTTGCTCAAACGTCTTCCACCGCTGCATTAAAAGGCCGCGCTTATACATTGGCACTAGAAGGTTCCCGCCCACTTTTGACCGAAGTGCAAGCCCTTGCCAGCCCGACGCATTATCCATTTCCGCGCAGAGTGGCTACCGGAGTGGATTTGAACCGGTGTTTGATGCTGTTTGCCGCGCTTGAAAAGCATGTGGGGCTAACGTTGGATAACAAAGATATTTACGTAAGTATTGCCGGTGGTGTGAAGATGAAAGACCCTGCGTTGGATTTGGCCATTTGCGCGGCGGTGATCAGCTCTGTAAAAGATGTCCCCATACCGCATGATTGGTTGTTTTTGGCAGAGGTGGGGATATTGGGACAAATTGCTAAAGTTCCTTTGATGGATAAGCGATTGGAGGAGGCGCAACGGCTAGGGTTTAAAAAGGCCTTTTCCGCTCCGATCACTGTTAATGAAAGGCAAAAGTTGACCGGAATTTCTCTTTACGAAATTACGGAAATCAATGAACTTTCCTTAAAATTAAAATAA
- a CDS encoding MCE family protein, which produces MKPETKVGIFTILGLIVLGFSLYILGGFSITRSYEVNVEFADVSGLPVKAAVKLSGVEVGKVKAIKIEGQKVVAVLAINEDIPLYKDAQFSVVMTGIIGTKYIKIVQGRQSLGLIQTGDYVKGLDEMPMDEQVAQTMKSVRELVDSINNQGRFGHELNDAMRDIRQLSANVNQLVMTMRPYVTQSMENLEQITDKLNALMNAISNEEGVLGALIKDEEMKDQVKQSVSELKTTMTEVKSFVGKMSRFRVYWDFDFFYAPKTQVASGDLALEIFPSSGYTYYRAGMSNIGNEDDTLNEHDYLERNKLDLRFGLYNKWADLSAGMIRGAGGVALHVKPFYNHEFLQRFTAGVEFSDWGRDRTINGRLFNKPNLSYGVDYRVSKYFSVGAWMRDTLQTNYLNVKANISFNDQDISSFFGLATMAR; this is translated from the coding sequence ATGAAACCGGAAACAAAAGTGGGTATTTTTACAATATTAGGATTGATTGTTCTAGGATTTTCGTTATACATTCTGGGAGGGTTTTCCATTACGCGCAGTTATGAGGTAAACGTGGAATTTGCAGACGTATCCGGTCTGCCCGTAAAAGCGGCTGTTAAACTTTCCGGTGTGGAAGTGGGCAAAGTAAAAGCCATCAAGATTGAAGGGCAAAAAGTGGTGGCGGTGTTGGCTATTAACGAAGATATCCCTTTATATAAAGATGCTCAATTTTCTGTGGTGATGACAGGTATTATTGGTACGAAATATATTAAAATTGTGCAGGGTCGGCAATCTTTGGGTCTGATTCAGACCGGAGATTATGTAAAGGGTCTTGATGAAATGCCGATGGACGAACAAGTGGCCCAAACCATGAAAAGCGTACGGGAATTGGTGGATAGTATTAATAATCAGGGACGTTTTGGCCATGAACTCAATGATGCCATGCGCGATATTCGTCAGCTTTCTGCCAATGTCAATCAGTTAGTCATGACCATGCGTCCGTATGTGACACAATCTATGGAAAATTTGGAGCAAATTACTGATAAATTAAATGCGCTGATGAACGCTATTTCTAATGAAGAAGGCGTGTTGGGGGCTTTGATTAAAGATGAAGAAATGAAGGACCAAGTTAAGCAGAGCGTCAGCGAACTCAAGACCACCATGACGGAAGTAAAGTCTTTTGTGGGCAAGATGAGTCGCTTTCGCGTATATTGGGATTTTGACTTTTTCTACGCGCCCAAAACTCAAGTAGCCAGCGGAGATTTGGCATTAGAAATCTTCCCGTCCAGCGGATATACCTATTATCGGGCCGGTATGTCTAATATCGGTAATGAAGACGATACTTTAAACGAACATGATTATTTAGAACGCAACAAGTTAGATTTGCGCTTTGGCTTGTATAATAAATGGGCGGATTTGTCTGCGGGTATGATCCGCGGTGCTGGCGGTGTGGCTTTACACGTTAAGCCGTTTTATAACCATGAGTTTTTGCAGCGTTTTACGGCCGGTGTAGAATTTTCTGACTGGGGGCGTGACCGCACCATTAACGGTCGTTTATTTAATAAACCTAATCTGTCTTACGGGGTGGATTACCGCGTCAGCAAATATTTCTCCGTAGGTGCATGGATGAGAGATACGTTGCAGACCAATTACTTAAACGTGAAAGCCAATATTTCGTTTAATGACCAAGATATTTCCTCATTCTTTGGCTTGGCTACGATGGCCCGTTAG
- a CDS encoding ABC transporter ATP-binding protein: MIEIKHLKKSYGAHHVLKDVNLNIEEGKVTTILGGSGSGKSTLIKCMMRLQNATSGQILLNGRDITKEQNPMRLAALRRHFGYLFQEGALFDSMTVGENVAFGLKYLTDTPLEKYPAIVKEKLAMVGLKEHVAHLNPSELSGGMRKRVSLARVLAVNPKCILYDEPTTGLDPIMSDIISDLILEMKKKLGVTSVVITHDMHSAFKISDYIAFLYEGEIMLYGTPEEFRKTDNPYVRQFVDGSSRGPIQMKLMKD; this comes from the coding sequence ATGATAGAGATTAAACATTTAAAAAAGAGCTACGGTGCTCATCATGTGCTAAAAGATGTAAACCTGAACATTGAAGAAGGGAAGGTGACCACCATTTTGGGCGGATCCGGTTCGGGCAAGAGCACCTTGATTAAATGTATGATGCGATTGCAAAATGCCACCAGCGGTCAAATTTTGCTCAACGGACGCGATATTACCAAAGAGCAAAACCCCATGAGGCTGGCGGCTTTGAGGCGGCATTTCGGCTATCTCTTTCAAGAAGGGGCGTTGTTTGACTCTATGACAGTGGGGGAAAACGTAGCCTTTGGGTTAAAATACTTAACCGATACTCCGCTGGAAAAATATCCTGCCATTGTTAAAGAAAAATTGGCTATGGTAGGGCTAAAAGAGCATGTGGCGCATTTGAACCCGTCGGAACTTTCAGGCGGTATGCGCAAGCGTGTAAGTTTGGCACGTGTGTTGGCAGTAAATCCAAAATGTATTTTGTATGATGAACCCACAACAGGGTTGGACCCGATTATGTCTGATATCATCAGCGATTTGATTTTGGAAATGAAAAAGAAATTGGGGGTCACCTCCGTAGTGATTACCCATGATATGCATTCGGCTTTTAAAATTTCCGATTATATTGCTTTTTTATATGAAGGGGAAATTATGCTTTATGGCACGCCGGAAGAATTTCGTAAAACGGATAATCCGTATGTGCGACAATTTGTAGACGGAAGCAGTCGTGGACCGATACAAATGAAATTAATGAAAGATTAA
- a CDS encoding ABC transporter permease, whose amino-acid sequence MISAIGKLMINWMTQLGEATNMVRSVLYWFAHSRFEFKQFINQCVVIGVDSFSVTAMTSLFTGMVLALQGGNTIGNIFGDPIYVGTLVTFSLIRELGPVLTAVVISGRAGAAVTAHIGTMAVTEQLDALHTLGTNPTQYLVIPRMFAFLLTVPILTLFSNLFGVFGGFLVAKYALAIPGEVYMSDVTAFMGVKDFMHGFLKSFVFGFLVATVCCYKGISTRGGAEGVGKSTTGAVVTCIVMILVLDYFLTAILTAFGI is encoded by the coding sequence ATGATTTCAGCCATTGGAAAATTAATGATAAATTGGATGACCCAACTAGGGGAAGCGACCAATATGGTACGCTCGGTATTGTATTGGTTTGCTCACTCCCGTTTTGAATTTAAACAATTTATCAATCAATGTGTTGTGATAGGGGTGGATTCTTTTTCCGTGACGGCTATGACCAGCCTGTTTACGGGTATGGTGCTTGCCTTACAAGGCGGAAATACCATTGGTAATATTTTTGGAGACCCCATTTATGTGGGTACTTTGGTGACGTTTTCTCTTATTCGTGAATTAGGGCCAGTGTTGACGGCTGTAGTGATTTCCGGACGGGCCGGTGCTGCGGTGACGGCACACATCGGCACGATGGCAGTGACGGAACAATTAGACGCCTTGCATACCTTAGGCACCAATCCTACACAATATTTGGTCATTCCGCGCATGTTTGCTTTTTTGCTGACAGTGCCTATTCTGACACTTTTTTCCAACTTGTTCGGTGTTTTTGGCGGATTTTTGGTGGCCAAATATGCCTTAGCCATACCCGGAGAGGTGTACATGAGTGATGTGACGGCTTTTATGGGAGTCAAAGATTTTATGCATGGATTTTTGAAATCTTTTGTATTTGGTTTTTTAGTGGCCACCGTTTGTTGCTATAAAGGCATTAGTACGCGCGGAGGTGCAGAAGGGGTGGGTAAATCCACCACCGGAGCGGTAGTGACGTGTATTGTCATGATTTTAGTATTGGATTACTTTTTAACCGCTATTTTAACTGCGTTTGGAATTTAG
- the alr gene encoding alanine racemase — MTLPMLRPTWAEIDLSAYGRNLQKIRTKIGAEVKILALLKANAYGHGALDLGLYAQEKGLCEFFGVASAEEGVFLRQNGITLPILILGSLYPFEAFEYAIDYDLSITIASLSAAKAIKEIARKKNKKARCHVKQDSGMGRIGTRRSRVMAVLEELENDPFVQLEGLFTHLSSVDTDPAYTEEQVGYFRDTMTNVRQQKIPVNLCHMAASSAIESRADCYCDMVRAGHASFGLTEGYEPILSFKSRIVFEKEVSAGSSVSYNRSFVAPCSMKIATIPVGYGDGYLRSLSGKAEVLINGKRCAVLGNITMDMCMVDISQVEAHVGDEVVLIGKQGADEISAAELARKAGTIDYEITTLLTARVPRVYKRL, encoded by the coding sequence ATGACATTGCCTATGCTTCGCCCCACGTGGGCAGAAATTGATTTAAGCGCCTATGGGCGCAATTTGCAGAAAATCCGTACCAAAATAGGAGCGGAGGTGAAGATCCTTGCGCTTTTAAAAGCCAATGCCTATGGGCATGGTGCTTTGGATTTAGGCCTTTATGCACAAGAAAAAGGGCTGTGTGAATTTTTTGGGGTGGCTTCTGCAGAAGAAGGGGTTTTCCTTCGACAGAACGGAATTACTTTGCCCATTTTAATACTTGGCAGTTTGTATCCTTTTGAGGCATTTGAATATGCCATAGATTATGATTTGTCTATCACGATAGCCAGTTTATCTGCCGCCAAAGCCATTAAAGAAATTGCCCGTAAAAAAAATAAAAAAGCCCGTTGTCACGTAAAGCAAGATAGCGGTATGGGGCGCATCGGCACGCGCAGAAGCCGCGTGATGGCGGTGTTGGAAGAATTGGAAAATGACCCCTTTGTGCAGTTAGAGGGATTATTTACTCATTTATCCAGCGTGGATACGGACCCCGCCTATACAGAGGAACAGGTGGGCTATTTCCGCGATACAATGACCAATGTCCGCCAACAAAAAATACCGGTAAACTTATGCCACATGGCCGCATCTTCTGCTATTGAGTCCAGAGCGGATTGTTATTGTGATATGGTGCGCGCGGGGCATGCTTCTTTCGGTTTGACGGAAGGGTACGAGCCTATTTTATCGTTTAAAAGTCGTATCGTTTTTGAAAAGGAAGTTTCTGCCGGCAGCAGTGTAAGTTATAACCGCAGTTTTGTGGCTCCTTGTTCTATGAAGATAGCCACCATTCCTGTAGGCTATGGGGACGGATACTTGCGCAGTTTAAGCGGTAAAGCGGAAGTTTTAATTAATGGTAAACGTTGCGCGGTGTTGGGCAATATTACTATGGATATGTGTATGGTGGATATTTCTCAAGTAGAGGCGCATGTGGGCGATGAAGTGGTGCTTATCGGAAAACAAGGTGCGGACGAAATTTCTGCTGCGGAGTTGGCGCGCAAAGCCGGTACGATTGACTATGAAATAACCACTTTGCTGACGGCGCGTGTGCCAAGAGTGTATAAAAGATTATGA